The proteins below come from a single Geobacillus thermoleovorans genomic window:
- the spoVAE gene encoding stage V sporulation protein AE — translation MLAMFFWAFVVGGLICVIGQILMDVFKLTPAHTLTILVVVGAILDGFGLYEPLIDFAGAGATIPITSFGNALVHGAMQEAEKHGIIGVLTGMFEVTSAGISAAIVFGFIGALLFRPKG, via the coding sequence GTGTTGGCTATGTTTTTTTGGGCGTTTGTCGTCGGCGGGCTGATTTGCGTGATCGGGCAAATTTTGATGGATGTGTTTAAACTGACACCTGCGCATACGTTGACGATTCTCGTCGTCGTCGGGGCGATTTTGGATGGATTCGGTTTGTATGAGCCACTCATTGATTTTGCCGGCGCCGGGGCGACGATTCCGATTACGAGCTTTGGAAACGCGCTCGTTCACGGCGCGATGCAAGAGGCGGAAAAACACGGCATTATCGGCGTATTGACCGGCATGTTTGAAGTGACGAGCGCCGGCATCTCCGCGGCGATCGTCTTTGGGTTTATCGGGGCGCTCTTGTTCCGCCCGAAAGGATAG
- a CDS encoding DUF1657 domain-containing protein, translated as MTVASQVKQTLASLKGIHAGLQQLALTSQDETAQRTFHEAMLATEEIIADIKDRIGRLEFEEPQYHGK; from the coding sequence ATGACCGTTGCTTCGCAGGTGAAACAAACGTTGGCGAGCTTAAAAGGCATTCACGCTGGGCTGCAACAGCTGGCGCTCACTTCCCAGGATGAAACGGCGCAACGGACGTTTCATGAAGCGATGCTTGCGACAGAGGAGATCATCGCGGACATCAAAGACCGGATCGGCCGGCTCGAGTTCGAAGAGCCGCAATACCACGGAAAGTAA
- a CDS encoding DUF421 domain-containing protein — MPIWLETAIRSICILIGLFVITRILGKKQLSKLSFFEYIVGITVGDIAGTMSVDLGISLQEGITSILIWSLFPVAVARLSLRNKKFRDFVEGNSTVFIKNGKILEENLKREKYTVDELLEQLRKKDVFRVADVEFAVLEPNGDLNVLLKREKQPLTVGDVFPNPPREKEPQTVIMDGMILDEPLATMGLGRGWLKEQLDKQGVAIENVFLAQVDSYGQLTIDLYDDKIQIAEPQEKKLLLAAMKKVQADLELYALQTNSEEAKALYERNAAKMAELVQKVEPLLRN; from the coding sequence ATGCCTATATGGTTAGAAACCGCCATTCGTTCGATTTGCATTTTAATCGGGTTGTTTGTTATCACCCGCATTCTCGGCAAAAAGCAATTATCAAAATTGTCGTTTTTTGAATACATCGTCGGCATTACCGTCGGCGATATCGCTGGAACGATGTCGGTCGATTTAGGAATTTCGTTGCAAGAAGGCATCACCAGCATTTTGATTTGGTCGCTGTTTCCAGTGGCTGTCGCTCGTCTCTCGCTGCGCAACAAGAAATTTCGCGATTTTGTCGAGGGCAATTCCACGGTTTTTATTAAAAACGGCAAAATTTTAGAGGAAAACTTGAAACGGGAGAAATATACGGTTGACGAGCTGCTCGAACAGCTGCGCAAAAAAGATGTGTTCCGCGTCGCCGACGTCGAGTTTGCGGTGCTTGAGCCAAACGGCGACTTGAACGTGTTGCTGAAGCGGGAAAAGCAGCCGCTCACCGTCGGAGATGTGTTCCCAAACCCACCGCGGGAAAAAGAGCCGCAAACGGTCATTATGGACGGCATGATTTTGGATGAGCCACTCGCTACGATGGGGCTTGGCCGCGGCTGGCTGAAGGAACAGCTTGACAAACAAGGAGTGGCGATTGAAAATGTGTTTCTCGCCCAAGTCGATTCATACGGACAGCTGACGATCGATTTGTACGATGATAAGATCCAAATTGCCGAGCCGCAGGAGAAAAAGCTGCTCTTGGCCGCGATGAAAAAAGTGCAGGCTGATCTGGAGCTGTATGCGTTGCAGACGAATTCCGAAGAGGCGAAGGCGCTGTATGAACGAAACGCCGCAAAAATGGCAGAGCTTGTGCAAAAAGTCGAACCGCTCTTGCGAAACTGA
- a CDS encoding thioredoxin family protein yields MKRIETVEQFEAVISGDKPTIIKFYTTWCPDCVRLNMFIDDIVRDYRQYDWFEIDRDQFPELGEKYQVLGIPSLLVFRNGKKIAHLHSADAKTPEEVRAFLQSLPE; encoded by the coding sequence GTGAAACGCATTGAAACAGTGGAGCAATTCGAGGCGGTCATTTCCGGTGATAAACCAACGATCATCAAGTTTTACACAACTTGGTGTCCGGACTGCGTGCGCCTCAATATGTTCATCGATGACATCGTTCGCGACTATAGACAATATGATTGGTTTGAAATCGACCGTGACCAGTTTCCGGAACTTGGCGAGAAATACCAGGTACTTGGCATCCCGAGCCTGCTTGTCTTCCGCAACGGAAAAAAAATTGCTCATCTGCACAGCGCTGACGCCAAAACGCCGGAAGAGGTGCGCGCCTTTTTGCAGTCCCTGCCGGAGTAA
- a CDS encoding YjcZ family sporulation protein has protein sequence MMGFCGYGYPYGYGYGGGYGGGFVLIVVLFILLIIVGAAFVA, from the coding sequence ATGATGGGCTTCTGCGGTTATGGTTATCCTTACGGCTACGGCTATGGCGGTGGCTATGGCGGTGGCTTTGTGCTGATTGTCGTGTTGTTCATTTTGTTGATTATTGTCGGCGCGGCATTTGTCGCCTAA
- a CDS encoding stage VI sporulation protein F has translation MDQQFFKNIEKKTGVNMKDVFELANSLQNANFSDEKTVRQVVKRVAQIANRKVPKELEDQIVKAIVHNGKQIDFNTIANMLNNKK, from the coding sequence ATGGATCAGCAATTTTTTAAAAACATCGAAAAGAAAACAGGTGTCAATATGAAAGACGTTTTTGAGCTCGCCAACTCGCTGCAAAACGCCAATTTCAGCGATGAAAAAACGGTGCGCCAAGTGGTGAAGCGGGTGGCGCAAATTGCCAACCGGAAAGTGCCAAAAGAACTTGAGGACCAAATCGTCAAGGCGATCGTCCATAACGGCAAGCAAATTGATTTCAATACGATCGCCAATATGCTGAACAACAAAAAATAA
- a CDS encoding GNAT family N-acetyltransferase, with protein sequence MNIAIGTTQDRALYEDALRVRRLVFIEEQNVPEDEEIDAFEDDSFHLVLYDGQTPVGAGRLRFIDEGVGKIERICVLPSYRGRGAGRMVMEAIEQLAKTKGAKTAKLNAQTHAEPFYQKLGYTTVSGVFMDAGIPHVTMVKSLE encoded by the coding sequence ATGAACATTGCGATTGGCACAACGCAAGATCGCGCTTTGTACGAAGACGCCTTGCGCGTCCGCCGGCTCGTATTCATTGAGGAGCAAAACGTGCCGGAAGACGAGGAAATCGACGCATTCGAGGACGACTCGTTCCACCTCGTCCTGTATGATGGCCAAACACCGGTGGGTGCTGGGCGACTCCGTTTCATTGACGAAGGCGTCGGCAAAATCGAGCGCATTTGCGTCCTGCCGTCCTACCGCGGCCGCGGCGCCGGACGGATGGTGATGGAAGCGATCGAACAGCTGGCGAAAACAAAAGGGGCGAAAACGGCGAAACTGAACGCCCAGACGCACGCAGAACCGTTTTACCAAAAGCTCGGCTATACGACCGTCTCCGGCGTCTTTATGGACGCCGGCATCCCACATGTCACGATGGTGAAATCGCTCGAATGA
- a CDS encoding YjcG family protein has protein sequence MKYGIVIFPPKRIQDFANSYRKRYDSHYALIPPHITLKYPFEADEEQIKKMAKELRRIAAETPPIPIKVTKFSSFYPTSNIIYLKVEPNDVLERLHEQLHSGLFAGKPEFVFVPHITIGRDLPGAEYADVYSQLKLQDVHFEETVDRFHLLYQLENGSWTVYETFIVGGKETV, from the coding sequence ATGAAGTACGGCATTGTGATCTTTCCGCCAAAACGGATTCAGGACTTCGCCAACTCGTACCGGAAACGGTACGACAGCCATTACGCCCTCATCCCGCCGCATATTACGCTGAAATACCCATTTGAAGCGGATGAGGAGCAAATAAAAAAAATGGCGAAAGAGTTGCGCCGCATTGCGGCGGAAACACCTCCCATTCCGATCAAAGTGACGAAATTCAGCTCGTTTTACCCGACAAGCAACATCATTTATTTGAAGGTGGAACCAAACGACGTGCTCGAGCGCCTTCATGAACAACTGCACAGCGGCTTGTTCGCCGGAAAGCCGGAGTTTGTGTTCGTGCCTCACATTACGATCGGCCGCGATTTGCCGGGCGCAGAATATGCGGACGTCTACAGCCAGCTGAAGCTGCAAGATGTGCACTTCGAGGAGACCGTCGACCGCTTCCATCTTCTCTATCAGCTGGAAAACGGCTCGTGGACCGTCTATGAAACGTTTATCGTCGGAGGAAAGGAAACGGTCTGA
- a CDS encoding alpha/beta hydrolase, with amino-acid sequence MATATGTMRDCKLYSRELQEEIELLIYLPSNFSPLYKYSLLIAQDGKDYFMYGKMKTVIETLMAEGTIDRTIVVGIPYRNVNDRYEKYHPEGRKHEAYLRFLAHELVPFLDRELPTYQMGKGRALIGDSLGGTVSLLAGLLYPHTFGKIAMQSPYIDDSVLARIRSFRDPSLLALYHSVGTEETAVKTTDGHVRDFITPNRMARDLFMEKRFAYTYHEFEGGHAWTYWQPDVPRAVAAVLSL; translated from the coding sequence ATGGCGACAGCAACAGGAACGATGCGCGACTGCAAGTTGTACAGCAGAGAGCTGCAAGAAGAAATCGAACTGCTCATCTACTTGCCAAGCAATTTTTCGCCGCTTTACAAATATTCTTTATTAATCGCGCAAGACGGCAAAGATTATTTTATGTATGGAAAAATGAAAACCGTCATCGAAACGCTGATGGCAGAAGGAACAATCGACCGGACGATCGTCGTCGGCATCCCGTATCGGAACGTCAACGACCGCTACGAGAAATACCACCCGGAAGGACGAAAGCACGAAGCATACCTTCGTTTTTTAGCCCATGAGCTCGTCCCGTTTTTGGACCGCGAACTGCCGACATACCAAATGGGCAAAGGCCGGGCGCTGATCGGCGATTCGCTCGGCGGAACGGTGTCGCTTCTAGCCGGGTTGTTGTATCCGCATACATTTGGGAAAATCGCCATGCAGTCCCCCTATATCGATGACTCGGTATTGGCGCGCATCCGCTCATTCCGCGATCCATCGCTCCTTGCGCTTTACCATTCTGTTGGCACAGAGGAAACAGCGGTGAAAACGACGGATGGCCATGTGCGCGATTTTATCACCCCGAATCGAATGGCGCGGGACTTGTTTATGGAAAAACGGTTTGCTTATACGTACCATGAGTTCGAAGGCGGCCATGCGTGGACGTATTGGCAGCCGGATGTACCCCGGGCCGTAGCCGCTGTTTTATCATTATAG
- a CDS encoding methionine biosynthesis PLP-dependent protein, whose protein sequence is MEKLETLLAQIGNRSETVTGTVNPPVYFSTAYRHAGIGESTGFDYIRTGNPTRKIVEEAIARLEGGDQGYAFSSGMAAIQTVLALFESGDEFLVSADLYGGTYRLFERGWRKYGLGFHYVDFADLATVEACITEKTKAIFLETPTNPLMHETDIRAVSEFAKRHGLLLIVDNTFYTPVLQRPIEQGADIVIHSATKYLGGHNDVLAGLVVAKGEELCQRLAEYQNAIGAVLSPFDSWLLIRGMKTLALRMRQHEENAKRISAFLREHEDVTDVLYPGRGGMLSFRIADEKWVNGFLKSLRLITFAESLGGVESFITYPATQTHADIPEEIRIQNGICNRLLRFSVGIEHADDLIADLAQALKNMKEV, encoded by the coding sequence ATGGAGAAACTGGAGACGTTGTTAGCGCAAATTGGCAACCGGAGCGAAACGGTGACGGGGACGGTCAACCCGCCGGTTTATTTTTCCACCGCCTACCGCCATGCCGGCATCGGAGAGTCGACCGGGTTTGACTACATCCGCACCGGCAACCCCACGCGCAAAATCGTCGAAGAAGCGATCGCGAGACTGGAAGGCGGCGACCAAGGCTATGCGTTCAGCTCCGGCATGGCCGCCATTCAGACGGTGCTCGCCTTGTTTGAGAGCGGAGATGAGTTTCTCGTATCGGCCGACCTTTACGGCGGCACGTACCGCCTGTTTGAGCGCGGCTGGCGCAAGTATGGTCTTGGATTCCATTACGTCGATTTTGCTGATCTCGCTACGGTGGAAGCGTGTATCACCGAAAAAACGAAAGCGATTTTCCTGGAAACACCGACGAACCCGCTTATGCATGAGACCGATATCCGCGCCGTCTCCGAATTCGCCAAGCGGCATGGGCTTTTGTTGATCGTTGACAACACGTTTTATACACCGGTGCTTCAACGCCCGATCGAACAAGGCGCCGATATTGTCATCCACAGCGCCACGAAATATTTAGGCGGCCATAACGACGTGTTGGCTGGCCTTGTCGTCGCCAAGGGCGAGGAGCTCTGTCAACGCCTGGCCGAGTATCAGAACGCCATCGGCGCGGTTTTGTCGCCGTTTGATTCGTGGCTGTTGATTCGCGGGATGAAAACGCTGGCGCTAAGGATGCGCCAGCATGAAGAAAACGCCAAGCGCATCAGCGCCTTTTTGCGCGAACATGAAGATGTTACAGACGTCTTATATCCAGGAAGAGGCGGGATGCTGTCGTTCCGGATTGCCGATGAAAAGTGGGTGAACGGGTTTTTAAAAAGCTTGCGCCTCATTACGTTCGCGGAAAGCCTGGGCGGAGTCGAAAGCTTTATTACGTACCCAGCGACGCAGACGCATGCGGACATTCCTGAGGAAATCCGCATCCAAAACGGTATTTGCAACCGGCTGCTCCGTTTCTCGGTCGGCATTGAGCACGCTGACGATTTGATCGCCGACTTGGCGCAGGCATTGAAAAACATGAAAGAGGTGTAA